A stretch of the Arachis stenosperma cultivar V10309 chromosome 6, arast.V10309.gnm1.PFL2, whole genome shotgun sequence genome encodes the following:
- the LOC130933293 gene encoding sister chromatid cohesion protein PDS5 homolog C-like — MASAERQLEEQLREAGNRLLDPPSSVDELLPLLDQVENCLSRVEQSPSQSTQNALSPALKALIADKLFKHSDVDVKVAVASCISEITRITAPDAPYDDDQMKEVFQLIVSSFESLHDMASRSYTKRTSILETVAKVRSCVVMLDLECDTLIVEMFKHFLKAVREEHPENVFSSMETIMTLVIEESEDIPLELLSPILGSVKKDNEEVLPIARKLGERVLECSASKLKPSLVQAVNTLGISLDNYSNVLASICQDTPGSMEQNDACATSEHVEGESKSTKETVEESAQVAGEDAKEAEPPQQDSSITGRSPKSVMSNGIAQAGEEDALVDSKSAKTEDDTNCSNQTKGMDMPGKEEPNDLDAGKPDKSEKKLVQATKRRGRKTNPSVRSAEPSEGSHLAVEKEAEKQTDSKSDRKEVPSSPQQDGCVEAAEPSENDKETDTKVPSPKTTEGEPDIASPLPSENKDENDSKKHVRSKKKDSSAKEVTIKEVATDDGLKKVDEGTSDSEAKPSRRSGKKTIYRSSDGKKTTVADSDKKGSGISDADAKKQSAKKLEESKKGSVGSSSRQSEVKKKRAPGKVNSDKGIAKSATKDEEKELVLSPKSASKSTKDDHPEETPKTSAKRKRTPAKENESNIKDGEGLVGTRVKVFWPDDDMYYEGVVDSFDRSKKKHKVLYDDGDMEILNLKKERWEILDTAAPDGDEGSEHRSPDVSDDNDILPEPTKKKGKTSDGKKAASSKSGGATSSKSKGSSGKSSQKSKDSSKVDRKTKDNTPKTGGGKSIDAAPKASGKSKNTDGSKISKPKDDDVSASKPSAKSKQETPKTGKSKQETSKSAASKSKSTKSGGKSNGTGKMKASLLQVKDSESEDSEGSTKEMEEVKVKATSSSKSGTEVKSGKKRGRN, encoded by the exons ATGGCTTCTGCTGAGAGGCAGCTCGAAGAGCAGCTTCGTGAAGCTGGGAACAGGCTTCTAGATCCTCCTTCATCCGTCGACGAACTTCTACCTCTTCTCGAT CAAGTTGAGAATTGCCTATCAAGGGTTGAACAGTCACCTAGCCAATCTACACAAAATGCACTCTCTCCGGCGTTGAAAGCATTAATTGCAGATAAACTTTTCAAGCATTCGGATGTTGATGTTAAAGTCGCAGTTGCCTCTTGCATCAGTGAGATAACAAGAATAACTGCACCTGATGCTCCTTATGACGATGACCAGATGAAG GAGGTTTTTCAATTAATTGTATCTTCATTTGAAAGTCTGCATGATATGGCAAGCCGATCATATACAAAGAGGACTTCAATTCTCGAAACAGTTGCAAAAGTCAGGTCGTGTGTGGTAATGTTGGATCTGGAATGTGATACCCTGATTGTAGAGATGTTTAAGCATTTCCTGAAGGCTGTAAG GGAGGAACATCCAGAGAATGTTTTTTCATCTATGGAAACTATCATGACCCTTGTTATAGAGGAAAGTGAAGATATTCCCCTGGAATTACTTTCCCCAATCTTAGGCAGTGTAAAGAAAGACAATGAG GAAGTTTTGCCAATCGCTCGAAAGTTGGGGGAGAGAGTCCTTGAATGTAGTGCAAGCAAGCTTAAACCTTCTTTGGTGCAAGCAGTGAATACATTGGGCATTTCTTTGGATAATTACAGTAATGTTCTTGCTTCAATATGCCAAGATACACCTGGAAGCATGGAGCAAAATGATGCATGTGCTACGAGTGAGCATGTG GAAGGTGAGAGCAAATCAACGAAAGAGACAGTCGAGGAGTCAGCACAG GTGGCCGGGGAGGATGCTAAAGAAGCTGAACCACCACAGCAAGATAGTTCTATCACTGGCAGATCCCCTAAGTCTGTCATGAGCAATGGCATTGCACAGGCTGGAGAAGAAGATGCTTTGGTAGATTCAAAATCTGCAAAGACGGAAGATGATACCAATTGTTCTAATCAGACGAAAGGTATGGATATGCCAGGTAAGGAGGAGCCCAATGATTTGGACGCTGGTAAACCtgacaaaagtgaaaaaaagtTGGTACAAGCTACTAAGAGGAGAGGAAGAAAAACCAACCCATCAGTAAGATCGGCTGAGCCTTCTGAGGGTTCACATCTTGCTGTCGAGAAGGAAGCTGAAAAACAGACCGACTCTAAAAGTGACAGAAAGGAAGTTCCCAGTTCTCCTCAACAAGATGGGTGTGTTGAGGCTGCAGAACCATCAGAGAATGACAAGGAGACTGACACCAAGGTTCCATCACCCAAAACAACTGAAGGTGAACCTGATATCGCTTCTCCTTTGCCAAGTGAAAACAAGGATGAAAATGATTCAAAGAAACATGTACGGTCCAAAAAGAAAGATAGCTCTGCAAAAGAAGTCACTATAAAAGAAGTGGCCACAGATGATGGTTTGAAAAAGGTGGATGAAGGAACCAGTGATTCAGAAGCAAAACCCTCCAGGCGGTCAGGAAAAAAGACAATTTATCGTAGTTCTGATGGGAAAAAGACTACTGTAGCTGATTCGGATAAAAAGGGAAGCGGGATAAGTGACGCAGACGCTAAAAAGCAGTCAGCAAAGAAGTTGGAAGAAAGCAAGAAGGGTAGTGTTGGATCCTCTTCAAGGCAGTCGGAGGTCAAGAAAAAGCGTGCACCGGGCAAAGTGAACTCAGATAAGGGCATAGCAAAATCTGCCACTAAAGATGAAGAGAAG GAATTGGTGTTGTCACCCAAGTCCGCTTCAAAATCAACTAAAGATGACCATCCAGAGGAGACTCCCAAAACAAGTGCAAAGAGGAAGCGCACTCCAGCAAAAGAAAAT GAATCAAATATCAAAGATGGTGAAGGTCTTGTTGGTACACGGGTAAAAGTGTTTTGGCCAGATGATGACAT GTATTATGAAGGTGTAGTTGATTCCTTTGATCGTTCCAAAAAGAAGCACAAG GTTTTGTATGATGATGGTGATATGGAGATATTAAATCTTAAAAAGGAAAGATGGGAAATCCTTGATACTGCTGCTCCAGATGGG GACGAAGGGAGCGAGCATAGAAGTCCTGATGTTTCTGATGATAATGACAT CCTGcctgagccaacaaagaagaaaggaaaaacaAGTGATGGGAAAAAGGCCGCTTCTTCTAAAAG TGGAGGAGCCACATCCAGCAAATCAAAGGGATCATCTGGGAAGTCGAGCCAGAAGTCCAAAGACAGTAGCAAAGTTGATCGCAAAACCAAGGACAATACTCCCAAAACTGGTGGCGGTAAATCTATTGATGCTGCACCGAAAGCATCTGGCAAGTCAAAGAACACTGACGGTTCGAAGATAAGCAAGCCGAAAGATGATGATGTTAGTGCATCGAAACCCTCTGCCAAGTCTAAGCAAGAAACTCCGAAGACAGGAAAATCAAAGCAAGAAACATCCAAGAGTGCTGCTTCCAAATCAAAATCCACTAAAAGCGGTGGGAAGTCCAATGGCACAGGCAAGATGAAAGCTAGTTTATTGCAGGTAAAAGATTCAGAGAGTGAGGACTCGGAGGGTTCAACCAAAGAGATGGAAGAAGTGAAGGTGAAGGCAACTAGTTCATCAAAGTCTGGAACTGAGGTGAAGAGTGGAAAGAAACGCGGAAGAAACTAA